The following are from one region of the Gammaproteobacteria bacterium genome:
- a CDS encoding EAL domain-containing protein gives MNGFVKILIVEDEKIVALDLKRRLTKLGYQVTGMAANGQKALSLVDQELPNIVLMDIHIQGEMDGVEVADRLQKAHSIPIIYLTAYSEEKTVTRAKATKPYGYLLKPFSDRELHIIIQVTIERYENDILLKKNEQHFRLALEAARLGTWEVTKESREIFMGKSPEGNIEPISGWESFFLSIDENHKRNVSDFIDRLRTKKGSSAEIEFRVNPGPGKSCWYKLYGKSFKNSDVGKHQIVGILQETTESHLAKDRLAQAATVFNCASEGIIILNKNRKFNCANSAFYKITKFQSHNLRNKELPFLTRLALGENTYNSIWQGIEKHGHWRGEITACKKNNETMYVWLTIGLIPVDASEEQQFVVMISDITPIRETQEQLSHIAYYDSLTNLPNRMLIMDRLRLALAKAIRSSSFLGVLFIDLDNFKRINDTLGHTHGDSMLCFVAQRMLSVLRQSDTLGRLGGDEFIVIVTNAESRDALITVAEKILECLSHPVVISNMEIVPSCSIGISAYPDHSSHHDELVQMADTAMYEAKNKGRNSYAFYHPALTQKAAHYLTRERELHHALIRNEFLLHYQPQFSLSQNKITGVEALIRWLHPVKGLLSPAEIIPIAESSRLIVEIGNWILTEACKQLEQWRAEGFSDLRIAVNISIRQLADKDLQQFIAKLLQQYSLPAHSLELEITESCLQNELIYIKCLEQLESLGIPISIDDFGTGYSCLSSLKNLPINRLKIDQSFVRSIPHDTNDCAIAAAILALAQKLNLQVTAEGIETYEQADFLGNLGCDELQGYFLSRPVDAEQIPYLIRKLPDRLNTLKF, from the coding sequence ATGAATGGATTCGTCAAGATACTCATCGTTGAAGATGAAAAGATTGTTGCGCTTGATCTGAAGAGACGTCTGACAAAATTAGGTTATCAGGTTACCGGCATGGCGGCTAACGGCCAAAAAGCACTGTCGCTGGTGGATCAGGAGCTGCCGAACATCGTCTTGATGGACATTCATATTCAGGGCGAAATGGATGGTGTTGAAGTAGCGGATCGATTGCAAAAAGCACATAGTATTCCAATCATTTATCTGACCGCTTATTCCGAAGAAAAAACCGTGACCCGGGCGAAGGCGACCAAGCCTTACGGTTATTTGTTAAAACCGTTTTCCGACAGAGAATTACACATCATTATCCAAGTCACGATCGAGCGTTACGAAAACGATATTCTGCTAAAAAAGAACGAGCAGCACTTTCGTCTTGCACTGGAAGCGGCGCGATTGGGTACCTGGGAAGTAACGAAGGAATCCCGTGAAATATTCATGGGGAAGAGCCCGGAAGGAAACATAGAGCCGATATCCGGCTGGGAAAGCTTTTTTCTTTCAATAGACGAAAATCACAAGCGCAATGTATCCGATTTTATCGATAGGCTGCGCACTAAAAAGGGTTCGTCCGCCGAAATAGAATTCCGGGTCAACCCTGGTCCCGGAAAAAGCTGCTGGTACAAACTGTATGGCAAATCGTTTAAAAACAGCGATGTGGGAAAGCATCAGATCGTCGGCATCTTGCAGGAAACAACCGAGAGTCATCTGGCAAAAGACCGCCTGGCGCAAGCGGCGACTGTTTTTAATTGTGCTTCGGAAGGCATTATTATTCTGAATAAGAATAGAAAATTCAATTGTGCCAACAGCGCTTTTTATAAGATCACCAAGTTTCAATCCCATAATCTTCGCAATAAGGAACTGCCCTTTCTTACCCGCCTTGCTTTAGGCGAGAATACTTACAACAGTATCTGGCAAGGCATTGAAAAACACGGTCATTGGCGCGGAGAAATCACGGCGTGCAAAAAAAATAACGAAACCATGTATGTCTGGCTGACGATTGGGCTCATTCCCGTCGACGCGAGCGAAGAACAGCAATTCGTCGTCATGATATCGGATATCACGCCGATCCGTGAGACGCAGGAACAGTTGTCGCATATTGCTTACTACGATAGTCTGACCAACTTGCCCAACCGGATGTTGATCATGGATCGGTTGCGATTGGCATTGGCAAAAGCGATACGAAGTTCCTCGTTTCTTGGCGTGTTGTTTATCGATCTCGATAATTTTAAAAGAATCAATGACACCCTCGGGCATACGCATGGCGATTCCATGCTCTGCTTCGTGGCGCAGAGAATGCTTTCGGTACTGCGGCAAAGCGATACATTGGGTCGATTGGGCGGTGATGAATTCATCGTTATCGTAACGAATGCCGAATCCCGCGACGCCTTGATCACCGTGGCTGAAAAAATATTGGAATGTCTTTCTCATCCGGTAGTCATCAGCAACATGGAAATCGTTCCGTCGTGCAGCATCGGGATCAGCGCATATCCTGATCATTCCTCGCATCATGACGAACTGGTGCAAATGGCGGACACGGCCATGTATGAAGCAAAAAACAAAGGACGCAACAGCTACGCTTTTTATCATCCGGCCTTGACACAAAAAGCCGCGCATTACTTAACGAGAGAGCGGGAATTGCATCATGCTTTAATCCGGAATGAGTTTCTGCTTCACTATCAACCGCAATTTTCTTTATCGCAGAACAAAATAACCGGGGTGGAAGCGTTGATCCGCTGGCTGCATCCGGTAAAGGGGCTGTTATCTCCGGCTGAGATAATTCCGATTGCCGAATCGAGCCGGCTTATTGTGGAAATCGGCAACTGGATCCTGACGGAAGCCTGCAAGCAACTCGAGCAATGGCGGGCTGAAGGTTTTAGCGATCTGCGCATCGCGGTCAATATTTCCATACGTCAACTTGCGGATAAAGATTTGCAGCAATTTATTGCAAAGCTATTGCAGCAATATTCTTTGCCGGCCCATTCGCTGGAACTGGAAATCACCGAATCCTGTTTGCAAAATGAATTGATTTATATTAAATGCTTAGAGCAACTGGAAAGCCTAGGCATACCGATTTCCATCGACGATTTCGGCACCGGTTATTCCTGTTTGAGTTCATTGAAAAATCTTCCAATAAATCGGTTGAAAATCGACCAAAGCTTTGTCAGGAGCATACCGCATGACACGAATGATTGCGCCATTGCAGCAGCTATTCTGGCATTGGCTCAGAAACTTAATCTGCAGGTAACGGCTGAGGGTATCGAAACCTACGAGCAAGCTGATTTTCTTGGCAATCTCGGCTGTGATGAGCTACAGGGTTATTTCCTCAGCAGACCGGTAGATGCCGAACAAATACCTTATTTGATCCGGAAATTGCCGGATCGATTGAATACCTTAAAGTTTTAA